One Setaria viridis chromosome 5, Setaria_viridis_v4.0, whole genome shotgun sequence genomic region harbors:
- the LOC117857394 gene encoding embryogenesis-associated protein EMB8, producing MSGSEAVAGGESAGELLLRAAAMVPAERYALAAAAAVSVFLYRFLELHVIGDILRGCRGGRVELTFHPASEIYHHVASKCRSLHGRYLATPWLASPHLQTLFLGISGRPPSFTYKRQLYTVRDGGTIALDWLLVSDLEDGDGFISENSSTPLVVVVPGLTSDSAAAYVKHLVYSIASKGWNVVVSNHRGLGGVSITSDCFYNGGWTEDVREVIKYLHHRYPKTPLFCVGTSIGANIVVKYLGEEGENTPVAGAAAICSPWDLLIGDRFISRKLVQRIYDKALAIGLKGYAKLHQPVLARLANWEGIKKSRSIREFDHHATCVVSRYETVDTYYRRCSSASYVGNVSVPLLCINALDDPLCTREAIPWDECRANKNIVLATTPNGGHLAFFQGLTARRLWWVGAASEFLFALHDSSYMHWQKANDHVLHSSLESSIDKSPYVNIMEDGMVAPVTKDGPGNNDGSPSKHEVDGVQLSNGVGGRQQLEVSGEKHDEHANGTGNDSTAGSANRQGEDVYNNKLHEIIAPVKRSINQLTRYQGRSVWLLAYIAFVTSWPLLGSLAFITFRKKFRNLLRAK from the exons ATGTCGGGCTCGGAGGCCGTCGCCGGGGGCGAGTcggccggcgagctgctgctccgcgcggcggcgatggtgccCGCGGAGCGctacgcgctcgccgccgccgccgccgtctcggtCTTCCTGTACCGCTTCCTCGAGCTCCACGTCATCGGCGACATCCTCCGCGGCTGTCGGGGCGGCCGCGTCGAGCTCACCTTCCACCCGGCCTCGGAGATCTACCACCACGTCGCGTCCAAGTGCCGCTCCCTCCACGGCAG GTACCTTGCGACACCATGGTTGGCGAGCCCGCATTTGCAGACATTGTTCCTGGGCATCTCTGGGAGGCCTCCATCATTCACGTACAAGAG ACAGTTGTACACAGTTCGCGATGGTGGAACCATTGCTTTGGATTGGCTTCTGGTCTCTGATCTGGAAG ATGGAGATGGTTTCATTTCTGAAAATTCTTCAACACCCCTTGTAGTTGTGGTTCCTGGATTAACTAGTgattctgctgctgct TATGTAAAACACTTGGTTTATTCTATAGCAAGCAAAGGATGGAATGTTGTTGTAAGCAACCACCGAGGTCTTGGTGGTGTGTCCATTACT TCAGATTGCTTCTACAATGGCGGTTGGACTGAAGATGTCCGAGAGGTTATTAAATACCTCCACCACAGATATCCGAAGACCCCACTGTTCTGCGTCGGTACAAGCATAGGTGCCAATATTGTG GTCAAGTATCTTGGAGAAGAAGGTGAAAATACTCCCGTGGCTGGAGCAGCAGCTATTTGTTCTCCATGGGATCTGTTG ATAGGTGACAGATTTATTTCCCGTAAGCTTGTGCAGCGTATTTATGACAAAGCACTTGCAATTGGTCTGAAGGGCTATGCAAAACT ACATCAACCTGTCTTGGCCCGACTTGCAAACTGGGAAGGTATTAAAAAG TCACGATCTATCCGGGAATTCGACCACCATGCTACTTGTGTTGTTTCAAGATATGAG ACGGTGGATACCTACTACCGCCGGTGCAGCAGTGCTAGTTACGTTGGAAATGTGTCAGTTCCCTTGCTTTGTATCAACGCTTTGGATGATCCCCTTTGCACAAGGGAGGCTATACCTTGGGATGAATGCAG GGCCAATAAGAACATTGTTTTGGCAACTACTCCGAATGGTGGTCATCTTGCATTCTTTCAAGGATTAACTGCTAGAAGATTATG GTGGGTTGGAGCTGCTTCTGAGTTCCTCTTTGCTCTTCATGACAGCTCCTACATGCATTGGCAGAAG GCAAATGATCATGTTTTGCACTCTTCTTTGGAATCATCCATTGATAAAAGTCCATATGTTAATATCATGGAAGATGGAATGGTAGCTCCAGTAACAAAAGATGGCCCTGGCAATAATGATGGCTCACCTTCTAAACATGAGGTTGATGGAGTACAGTTAAGTAACGGGGTGGGTGGCAGACAACAGTTAGAAGTATCTGGCGAGAAACATGATGAACACGCCAATGGAACAGGGAATGATAGCACTGCAGGTTCTGCAAATCGGCAAGGTGAAGACGTCTACAATAACAAGCTCCATGAGATAATTGCTCCCGTCAAGAGATCCATAAACCAGCTGACACGATACCAAGGGAGGTCCGTCTGGTTGCTTGCCTATATTGCTTTTGTAACATCATGGCCGCTCCTTGGCTCCCTAGCTTTTATCACCTTCCGGAAAAAGTTCAGGAATCTGTTGCGAGCTAAATGA